Proteins encoded by one window of Glycine soja cultivar W05 chromosome 15, ASM419377v2, whole genome shotgun sequence:
- the LOC114386875 gene encoding ATP-citrate synthase beta chain protein 1-like isoform X2 — translation MAALKQPTIRVVAIIAEGVPESDTKQLVAYARANNKVVIGPATDGGIQAGAFKIGDTAGTIDNIIHCKLYRPGSVGFVSKSGGMSNELYNTIARVTDGIYEGIDIGGDAFPGSTLSDHVLRFNNIPQIKMMVVLGELGGRDEYSLVDALKQGKVSKPVVAWVDHEGAKSGSQLESAQAKNQALRDAGAVVPTSYETFEAAIKEAFDKLVEEGNITPVKETTPPPIPEDLNSAIKSGKVRAPTHIISTISDERGEEQCYAGVSMSSIIEEGYGVGGVVSLLWFKRSLPHYCTQFIEMCIMLCADHGPCASGAHNAIVTARAGKDLISSIVSGMLTIGPRFGGAIDDAARYFKDAHDRGLTPYEFVEGMKKKGIRVPGIGHRVKNKDNKDKRVELLQKFARTHFPCVKYMEYAIQVEDYTLSKANNLILNVDGAIASLFLDLFVGSGLFSKQEIDEIVEIGYLNGFFVLARCIGLIGHTFDQKRLKQPLYRHPWEDVLYTK, via the exons ATGGCTGCCTTGAAGCAGCCAACGATCAGAGTTGTTGCTATTATTGCTGAAGGAGTACCTGAGTCAGACACTAAGCAATTGGTTGCGTATGCCCGGGCAAACAATAAG GTTGTTATTGGTCCAGCCACTGATGGAGGCATTCAAGCAGGTGCTTTTAAAATTGGCGACACAGCTGGAACAATTGACAATATAATTCACTGCAAGCTCTATAGGCCAGGATCTGTTGGATTTGTATCTAAATCT GGGGGGATGTCCAATGAATTATATAACACTATCGCCCGCGTAACTGATGGGATTTATGAAG GCATTGACATTGGAGGAGATGCTTTCCCAGGCTCCACACTTTCTGACCATGTTTTACGGTTTAACAACATACCACAG ATTAAAATGATGGTAGTACTTGGAGAACTTGGTGGGCGTGATGAGTATTCCTTAGTGGACGCCCTAAAACAAGGAAAAGTATCAAAACCGGTTGTGGCCTGGGTTGATCATGAA ggAGCTAAAAGTGGCAGTCAGTTGGAGTCTGCTCAAGCAAAGAATCAGGCACTAAGGGACGCTGGAGCTGTTGTTCCCACATCATATGAAACTTTTGAAGCTGCAATTAAGGAAGCATTTGACAAGTTG GTTGAAGAAGGGAATATCACACCAGTCAAGGAAACCACTCCTCCACCAATCCCCGAGGACCTTAACTCTGCAATCAAGAGTGGAAAAGTCCGTGCTCCAACTCATATTATTTCCACCATTTCTGATGAGAGAG GTGAGGAGCAATGCTATGCTGGTGTATCCATGTCTTCCATTATTGAAGAAGGTTATGGTGTTGGTGGTGTGGTCTCTCTTTTATGGTTTAAACGCAGCCTTCCCCATTACTGTACTCAATTTATTGAG ATGTGCATCATGCTATGTGCCGACCATGGTCCTTGTGCCTCAGGTGCTCACAATGCTATCGTGACAGCAAGGGCCGGGAAGGACCTAATTTCCAGTATTGTATCAG GTATGCTTACAATTGGTCCTCGATTTGGGGGTGCCATTGATGATGCTGCTCGCTACTTCAAGGATGCTCATGACAGG GGGCTTACGCCTTATGAGTTTGTTGAAGGTATGAAAAAGAAGGGAATTCGTGTGCCAGGAATAGGACACAG GGTAAAGAATAAGGACAACAAAGATAAGAGAGTAGAGCTACTACAAAAGTTTGCACGCACACATTTCCCTTGCGTGAAGTACATGGAATATGCTATTCAAGTTGAAGACTACACCCTCTCAAAGgcaaataatttaattctaaACGTGGATGGTGCAATTGCATCTCTTTTCTTGGATCTTTTTGTTGGCAGTGGACTGTTCAGCAAACAAGAGATTGATGAAATTGTGGAGATTGGCTATCTGAATGGCTTCTTTGTGCTGGCACGCTGCATTGGT